The Coffea arabica cultivar ET-39 chromosome 1e, Coffea Arabica ET-39 HiFi, whole genome shotgun sequence genome has a window encoding:
- the LOC113690023 gene encoding adenylate isopentenyltransferase 3, chloroplastic-like: protein MTMSSMSMLNPKPPPLRRLPTSASGGLDMQLLIHQRPQRLDNVVVVMGATGTGKSRLSIDLATRFPAEIVNSDKMQVYRGLDIVTNKITDDERRGVPHHLLGVIDPNADFTATSFCSKASAVTKSIVGRGKLPIIVGGSNSFVETLIEGGEGRSRYNCCFLWVDVSLPVLHSFVSERVDRMVEKGMVDEIREIFNPDSCDYSRGIKRSIGVAEFDRYFRAKPFCEARLREEAINQTKANTCKLACRQLDKIIRLRNVKGWKIHRLDATAAFRKRGEEADKEWENLVVGPSTKIVSRFLYNHATVTSAQVRLGVGKAVPVAAAATHQRTSCTVINL from the coding sequence ATGACGATGAGCTCAATGTCGATGCTGAATCCAAAGCCGCCACCTTTACGGCGCCTTCCTACCAGTGCCAGTGGTGGGCTTGACATGCAACTCCTCATCCATCAGCGGCCGCAGCGGTTAGACAATGTTGTGGTGGTCATGGGAGCTACCGGCACCGGCAAATCAAGACTCTCCATCGACCTCGCCACCCGTTTCCCTGCTGAAATTGTGAACTCCGACAAAATGCAAGTATACAGAGGGCTTGACATTGTCACCAATAAAATCACTGATGACGAGCGTCGCGGGGTCCCGCACCACCTGCTAGGAGTGATCGATCCTAATGCGGATTTTACTGCTACAAGTTTCTGCAGCAAGGCTTCGGCCGTCACCAAATCTATAGTCGGCCGGGGCAAGCTTCCAATCATCGTGGGGGGCTCCAATTCTTTTGTGGAGACCCTGATCGAAGGTGGTGAGGGCCGGTCGAGATACAATTGTTGCTTTCTCTGGGTGGACGTGTCATTGCCCGTGCTACATTCCTTCGTATCCGAGCGAGTGGATCGGATGGTTGAGAAAGGAATGGTGGATGAGATAAGGGAAATTTTCAACCCGGATAGTTGCGATTACTCGAGAGGCATTAAAAGATCAATTGGGGTGGCTGAATTCGATCGGTACTTTCGAGCTAAACCATTTTGCGAGGCCAGGCTGCGAGAGGAAGCCATAAATCAGACCAAGGCTAACACGTGCAAACTGGCCTGTCGCCAACTGGATAAAATCATTCGACTGAGAAATGTGAAGGGATGGAAAATCCACCGGCTAGATGCTACCGCAGCGTTCAGAAAACGTGGCGAAGAAGCGGATAAAGAGTGGGAGAATCTTGTGGTGGGTCCCAGCACGAAAATCGTCTCTAGATTCCTGTACAACCATGCCACCGTCACAAGTGCGCAGGTGAGGTTGGGGGTGGGGAAGGCGGTGCCGGTGGCAGCTGCTGCAACTCACCAGAGAACGAGTTGCACTGTTATTAACTTATAA